Proteins found in one Homalodisca vitripennis isolate AUS2020 chromosome 4, UT_GWSS_2.1, whole genome shotgun sequence genomic segment:
- the LOC124360247 gene encoding complement factor D-like has protein sequence MQSTAVAVWTTVWAVSHVQAWHVPTDVYLDENDVCRDDGDKTWRCRRARECEVLWELFMSGELITCSLANRHNPLVCCPPPTSNHVNQTISQQKCQEYKEALCHQTSELNQRLAGGPPDTLIESTSPVTNDTEEGTNWLEEAGEEVLDQGTTVTSHNVSLYGGEAAWAGEHPHMALVGFGPEIRILWTCGGSLISERFVLSAAHCSELKGLGKARWVLLGAIDIRDKDSPMRQQFQIVEHYVHKDYHSPLLYNDIVLFRLDRDVQFTMFVVPACLYQGLTEPEGRAVVTGWGRNESAGPTMNVLQKATLSFLSPETCKERMGVDMETYPEGIHPPSQFCAWEHRKDTCRADSGGPLVKAEKDSCLAEQVGITSFGPRACGETDIPGTYVRVAYFLPWIESIVWPSR, from the exons ATGCAGTCTACGGCAGTGGCGGTCTGGACCACAGTCTGGGCGGTGAGCCACGTGCAGGCCTGGCACGTGCCAACCGATGTCTACCTTGACGAGA ATGACGTGTGCCGGGACGATGGAGACAAGACGTGGCGTTGCCGCAGAGCACGCGAGTGTGAGGTCCTCTGGGAGCTTTTCATGAGTGGAGAGCTTATCACGTGTTCGCTGGCCAACCGCCACAACCCACTGGTCTGCTGCCCTCCTCCAACCTCCAATCACGTCAACCAGACTATCAGTCAACAGA AGTGTCAAGAGTATAAGGAGGCTCTGTGTCACCAGACATCGGAGCTCAACCAGCGACTCGCCGGCGGGCCTCCTGATACG CTGATAGAAAGTACGTCACCTGTCACTAACGACACAGAAGAGGGAACGAATTGGTTGGAGGAAGCGGGAGAGGAGGTACTGGACCAGGGTACCACCGTGACGTCACACAATGTGTCATTATACGGCGGGGAGGCGGCTTGGGCGGGAGAACACCCACACATG GCATTGGTTGGATTTGGACCAGAAATCAGAATATTATGGACGTGTGGTGGCTCTCTTATCAGTGAGAGATTCGTGCTGAGTGCAGCTCACTGTTCTGAGCTGAAAGGGTT AGGGAAGGCTCGGTGGGTATTGCTGGGAGCGATAGACATCAGAGACAAGGACAGCCCTATGCGGCAGCAGTTTCAGATAGTAGAACATTACGTGCACAAAGATTACCACAGTCCTCTGCTCTACAACGACATCGTACTGTTCCGACTGGACAGGGACGTTCAGTTCACGATGTTTGTGGTGCCTGCGTGTCTCTATCAGGGACTGACTGAGCCCGAGGGAAGGGCAGTGGTCACCGGGTGGGGCCGCAACGAGTCTG CTGGTCCTACTATGAATGTTCTACAAAAGGCAACCCTATCCTTTCTGTCCCCTGAAACTTGCAAGGAGAGAATGGGGGTTGATATGGAGACCTACCCGGAGGGTATTCATCCACCTTCACAGTTCTGCGCCTGGGAACACCGCAAGGATACCTGCCGG GCGGACTCTGGTGGTCCATTGGTGAAGGCCGAAAAGGACAGCTGTCTCGCCGAGCAAGTCGGCATTACGTCATTTGGACCTAGAGCATGTGGAGAAACTGATATTCCCGGAACTTACGTCAGGGTGGCGTACTTCTTGCCTTGGATAGAGTCTATCGTCTGGCCTTCACGTTGA